The following proteins are co-located in the Palaemon carinicauda isolate YSFRI2023 chromosome 3, ASM3689809v2, whole genome shotgun sequence genome:
- the LOC137638399 gene encoding uncharacterized protein encodes MTELVVLIGQRKIIRKKVTDCANRSSQYPSLENTAKVSERGVLLDYRKRLSDLDSKIQILKFSGEFREEDLEAELSACQSYHDKISGILPLLDVSVSAGSPQLSLTTDIARSLLRQPTAALPKFQSKEGEDFLKFIREFETTTQSFNYPDRDLLLLLKQQVEGRAKCLLGSLEADKQSYNDAKDLLTKAFASTELRKSAVIKKLTCLNLKEGEDPFVFFSELRNIVENFKYLHIDVEEVVRYFVWSAMNDRFKSHLVHITNVTHPSFQQIVDNFFTACERYEQGQTKGKLSVRDKVLTHSKPLQEKTSTMALKTKTVPAKSCNFCSKAGISDNDHLSYKCTKYATPSDKISLLNLHKGCVKCGNFNHFTKACKFRFRRPCSHCSQYHMEYLCGKLSPDRCNSKEESSKEASSGIAVLPNVTTGSVLPTFTFCVNGQNKLYRGLKDSGSQNTFISSKLASSCNLKSLTTNVKLTVKGFNGQKEYSTSLVEVPIKLGNEIFAISALVVPSINLQLNLPCLGQVVNVMQSKNFVFADKFLSASSQGIDDIQLLLGVDFSHCLLGKDVVIGSPNSSVYIETTSGIMLMGNVDRFLINLTSLNGKDSLASKPLRGANSNAEKGTYFNIPCHSYFLATTVSINDEFNELNDMTTNCSFTVLSDKGTIIDRKLQEATDQILNMESQFYLNYDQKVYSDESNQLNNSLVDYTLRNLHTRSDGRIVVPLLWNGKVSHLLSRNESLSKAILQSNFKKLLRKKGSLQLVDNCIKEQLNMGIIEPIFDLEVFKAEYPNYSFLPHMPVFKPERDTTKCRIVFLSNLQESYKKLSLSHNQCMYAGPNLNQKLSSAFLNIRFDEKILIFDLKKAFNMLALSEIDQSRLLFFWFRNVSAGDYTPVAYKNVRLSFGLRCSPFLLMASLYYMLILTSSNDSRIDELKKLIYALIYMDNGAITMNSSDDLRWAYKQLDDIFRPFKFETQQLITNDIDLQSDIDQSVLTPEVNKLFGLEWDRLSDDIFTRPINLDPGANTKRLILRSIAS; translated from the coding sequence ATGACTGAATTGGTAGTGTTAATTGGTCAGCGTAAGATTATTAGGAAGAAGGTTACAGATTGTGCCAACCGTTCCTCGCAGTACCCTTCATTAGAAAATACTGCTAAAGTATCTGAACGAGGTGTTCTCCTGGATTATAGGAAGCGACtaagtgacttggattctaaaatacagattctaaaattttcaggggaatttagagaGGAGGATTTGGAAGCTGAGCTTTCAGCATGTCAATCTTACCATGATAagatttcaggtattttgcctttgttggatgtaagtgtaaGTGCTGGAAGCCCTCAactttcattaactactgatattgctaggagtcttttgaggcaacccactgccgctctacccaaattccaaagtaaggaaggtgaggattttttgaaattcattagagaatttgaaactacgacccagagttttaattatccagacagggacttgctcttacttttgaaacaacaagtagaaggtagggctaaatgtttacttggctcattggaggccgacaaacaaagttacaacgatgccaaagatttattgactaaggcatttgcctcgactgaattacgaaaatcggctgtaattaagaaattaacttgtctaaatctcaaagaaggagaggacccttttgtcttcttttcagaacttagaaatatagtggaaaatttcaaatatttgcatattgatgttgaggaggttgttagatattttgtttggtctgcaatgaatgatagatttaagtctcatctggttcatatcactaatgtgactcatccatcatttcagcaaattgtagataatttctttacagcatgtgaaaggtatgaacagggtcagacgaaaggtaaattgtctgtcagggataaagttttaactcattcaaagccattacaggaaaagactagtaccatggctcttaaaactaagactgttcccgccaaatcttgtaatttttgttccaaggccggtatttctgataatgatcatttaagttacaagtgtactaagtatgctaccccttctgacaaaatttctttattaaatttgcataaaggttgtgtaaaatgtggtaatttcaatcatttcactaaagcatgcaagttcagatttcgaagaccctgttcacattgttcgcagtatcacatggagtatctttgtgggaaacttagtcctgacaggtgtaatagtaaagaagagtcttccaaggaagcaagcagtgggatagcagtattgccaaatgttaccacaggttcagttctccctactttcacattttgtgtaaatggtcaaaataagctttacaggggtcttaaggattcagggtcacaaaacacttttatatctagcaagttagcttcctcttgtaatttaaagtctttgactactaatgttaaacttactgtgaaagggtttaatggtcaaaaggaatattctactagtcttgttgaagttcctataaagctggggaatgaaatctttgctatttctgctttagttgtaccctctataaacctgcaattaaatttaccttgtcttggtcaggtagttaatgtaatgcagagtaaaaattttgtatttgctgacaagtttttatcagccagttctcagggcattgatgacattcagcttttgttaggagtagatttttcacattgtcttttgggaaaagatgtagtgatagggagtcctaattcatctgtgtatattgagactacttcaggaataatgctgatggggaatgttgataggttcctaattaatcttacttcacttaatggtaaagacagtttagcctcgaaaccactaaggggcgcaaattctaatgctgaaaaaggtacatattttaatatcccttgccattcttattttctagctactactgtatctattaatgatgaatttaacgagctcaatgacatgacgacaaattgttcattcactgtactttccgataaaggaactattattgataggaaactgcaagaagcaactgatcaaatcctgaatatggagagccaattttatttgaactatgatcagaaagtttatagtgacgaatctaatcagctcaataactctctcgtggattacactttgagaaatttgcacacgagaagtgatgggcgtatagttgttcccttgttatggaatggaaaggtatcacaccttctttcgagaaatgagtctctttccaaggctattcttcaatctaattttaaaaagttacttcgtaagaaaggttccttacagttggtggataactgcataaaggagcaattaaatatgggaattattgaaccaatttttgacttggaagtatttaaggctgaataccctaactattcattcttacctcatatgccagtttttaagccagaaagggatactacgaaatgtcgcatagtgtttctttctaatttgcaggaatcctataagaaactgtcattgtcacataatcaatgtatgtatgctgggcctaacctaaatcaaaaactttcatctgcatttcttaatattaggtttgatgaaaaaattttaatatttgatttgaaaaaagctttcaatatgttggctttaagtgaaattgatcagtctagactattgttcttttggtttcggaatgttagcgcaggtgattacactcccgttgcttataaaaatgtcaggctttcatttggacttcggtgtagcccatttcttttgatggcttcattgtattatatgttaattttaacttccagtaatgattcaagaATTGATGAACTAAAGAAACTTATTTAcgccttaatatatatggataatggtgctattactATGAACAGCTCTGATGACCTAAGGTGGGCCTATAAGCAGTTAGATgacatattcagaccctttaaatttgaaactcagcagctgataaccaatgatattgatctgcagtctgacatagatcagtcagttcttactcctgaagtcaataaattgtttgggcttgaatgggatagactttcggatgatattttcactaggccaattaaccttgacccaggagctaacactaaaagattaattcttaggtccattgcctcctag